agcccccggagtaggtaggattacaggcatgaaccactgtgccacccccacccctacccccacccagacactgcttcttaaaaataaatcacaccACACCCAAGTTGTCCTAAATCTCTCGCCATGCTGCCAGGCCAGACCAAGCCAAGCCAGAGGACTGAATCCAACCAACCGCCTATGAAGGTGCCAAGGCCTCCTTCCCCAgcaagtcacacacacatacaaattttcttttattctcttgttCACATTCTTGAAGGCATAGCTTTGTTTCAGCAGGAAGGAGCTAAACCTAGAGGAGCCCCTGCGAGGGGGGGCATTCTTCCTCAGTCAGCCCAGCTGCCTCCGCCAGGCTCCAAGGTCAGGACACAGACATCTGCTGTCAGTGTCTGTTTTGGCAAGCTGGGGAGGCCAGGTCTGCACACAGGCCTCCTCGGGGAAGGGCATGTCCTCTGCTTTCCAGGGGTGCCCAGAAGCAGCTACCATGGGACCGCCCTGGGCAGCACACAGCTCGGGCTCCCCCAGCAAGAGCCAGGCTCAGCTTCAGCCACCCTGCACACTTGCCCAGCAGGAGGGAAAGGGCCTTCCCTGAGTTattacaagaaaaacaaatacacaggagATACTGGAAAACAACACCCACCATGCATCAGCTTAAAGAGCTGTCCAGGGTGCCAGCTGATTCCAGCCCCAGGGGGGACAATACTCAGCAGCCAAGCTCCACATGCCTCCAGGGGGCTTGGAGCTGGTGCCCAGGAAAGTGTCATTCATTTCTCTTGGCAAGATGTAGTTGGCCTTCACCTGGCCTAGGATGGCAGAAACCATGTTCTTTGTGGTTTCATTGCTGGTATGATGTACTAGGCCAAATCCTGGGCTGGGCCCAGAGGTGTAAGGTGGCATCTGAGTGGTGGCACTGCAAGCTGCCCACAGCCACCCAACCACACTTAGGTGACAGCAACCCAAACTCCCTACACTCTGGAATCCCAAACATAAACCAGTATCATGTCCTCCCTCCTTTGTTCTGGTTAAAAGCAAGCAAAACACCACTCAGCAGATCCCTGGGAGAGGAGCAGCTGCAGCTCACTGGAGACAAACATGCAGGGGCACCTGGGCCCTGCTGCTCTAGAGGAGCCCTTCAGGTGCCTGTAGACCACTGTAGAGCACATAGCCAATGGCATCGATCTCCTCCTCCCGAAAGCTGCCCAAGAGGTTCACACTGGGGTTGAAGTGGCAGGGAAGGCTGGACTGCTCCAAGCTGCCCACAAGCAACTCCAGGGCCTGCAGAAAGCGCTCCCCCAGGACCTCCTCAGCCCAGtcagcttcctcctcccccaggcgCAGAACCACCTGCGTCAGGGGGCTCCGCCCcaactgccccagggctgggtggCGGTGGCAGACAGCACACAGAAGCAGCAGCAACCTACGGCGGGTGCCAGCATCCTGGTCATCCAGGGCCCTCAGCCGGGCGGCCTCCACTGGATACAAGTCCTGAAGCCAGAGGTTCCCCGCCAGCCCCTCGAGGGGCCAGGCGAGCAGAAGGTGGTCATTCGCACTGGCCCCAGGGACTGCCACCAGCACAGCCACAGTGAGTTCCAGACGCTCGTGCTGCACCTCCAGCAGCAGCTCCTCTGAAGCCACACTGGGCCGGATCAGGCACCCAAGCAGGCCGCCGATGGCGGGCCAGTTGACCGAGGCAGCCAGGGCCTTACGGAGCAGCTCTAGCAGAACTCTGGAAGAGAAGTAGCCCCCCACTAGGAAACGGTCCCAAGGACTGCTTCCCCGGGGGCAGAACTCAAGCTGAGTCCTCCGAACAGCCCAGCAGCGAGGGTCCCTGGCCACAGTGTCCACACCAGGCACCAGGCTCCACAGGCCAGGCTCCAGCACCACGGGTACCAGGAGGCGCACATGCTCAGCAGCCCCTGCCTGCAGCCCATCATAGAGTGGCCCTCCAGGCACAAGTGCCCCAAAGGGCAGCTCTGGGAACTTGTTCCTTAGGTAGGCCTGAAGCTCCAGGGCGATGTCGCCAGCCAGCTGTTTGGCCAAAGCCACTTGGGCTGCTGGGATAGCCACGTGGTCATGCTCGAATGCTAGAAGTTTCTCCTGTAAAGTCAGGCACAGCGGTGCTTGGGAGCTGAGTCCAGCAGGCGACTGAGGACTGGTATCTGTGGACCTCACTGCAGAATGAAGAATTTGGGAAAAATTATCAGAACACCCCATGAGTTAAGAGAACTCTAAACCACCAGCAGCTGTGTGTGGGCCTGATGCCGATTGTCACCTGGAACAGCCACTGAGAAAGCCCTCAGTTCAGGTCCTCAGAACAGTGAGTGTTTGATGACAGTCTCATTGGCTCAGAGCCCAACACTCTGGCCCTACAATTTCCAACAGAGTGGAGAAAATAGGTCCTACCCttctcccagcctcagtttccccatctgaagCTCCCCATGATCATACCATGTTGATGTTTCTACTTGTtctgggaaacagaaggaaaaaaaaaaaaatcccagagctggaggcatagctcagtgcaTACTTGCCccctattaccaaaaaaaaaaaaatgatataggggggctggggatatagcctagtggcaagagtgcttgcattgtatacatgaagccctgggttcgattccccagcaccacatatatagaaaatggccagaagtggcgctgtggctcaagtggcagagtgctagccttgagcaaaaagaagccagggacagtgctcaggccctgagtccaagccccaggactggcaaaaaaaaaaaaaaaaaaaaaaaaatgatatagggctgggaatgtggcttagtggtagaacgctGGCCTCCcctgcacgaagctctgggtttgattcctcagtaccatataaatggaaaaggccggaagtagtgctgtggctcaagtggtagagtactagccttgagcaaaagaagctcagggacagtgcctgggccccctgagttcaagccttaggactggcaaaaaaaatacatatataaacccAAAAGACCCATGACCCTCATCTAACATATGAGGAACCCACAATCTGGAGGAGCAGAGACTTTCACAGGGCTGCAGGTTGTTCAGTGGCAGAACTCCAGTGTGACTATGAAAGGGGCAACCCCCCCATTGGGGGGTTGAAGTGTGTTATTTACCCGGGGCAGAGGATGAGGGGATTAGGGATGATCTGGGCTGGCTGAGGGTGATAGGTGGAGGCCGGGGCTGTTGGTGTGGTGTGGCCTTCAGCAGACTCAGTTCCTTCCAACCATCCCCCTTGGTGTCATCCTCATCCCGAGGGCTGGTGGCCCTGTCAATGAGCTGCAAACAAAGTGACACAGATTAGAGCACCCAAAGCCTGGACAGCAGGAGCAAAGCTTGGGGGCAAAGCAAAGCATGGTGCTAGGGTAGAGAAGCAGACTCCTTGGCTCCAGTCTAGCCTCAGAAAGTCCCACCACCAGTCCTAGATCACAACCTTGTCCTCTGCAAATCTCAGGAAGGCCCCAGGTTGGCCTTACCCGTTTCACAGCCAGGGTGGCAATGCCTAGCACAGCAGCTCCGCCCACACCCAGCACCAGACGGGCATTGGCCAGGAGGAAGTCCATCGCGCTGCCCAGGCCCTCGCTGCCATGCTGCTTGTCCCG
This sequence is a window from Perognathus longimembris pacificus isolate PPM17 chromosome 17, ASM2315922v1, whole genome shotgun sequence. Protein-coding genes within it:
- the Mief2 gene encoding mitochondrial dynamics protein MID49 isoform X2, which codes for MAEFSQKRDKQHGSEGLGSAMDFLLANARLVLGVGGAAVLGIATLAVKRLIDRATSPRDEDDTKGDGWKELSLLKATPHQQPRPPPITLSQPRSSLIPSSSAPVRSTDTSPQSPAGLSSQAPLCLTLQEKLLAFEHDHVAIPAAQVALAKQLAGDIALELQAYLRNKFPELPFGALVPGGPLYDGLQAGAAEHVRLLVPVVLEPGLWSLVPGVDTVARDPRCWAVRRTQLEFCPRGSSPWDRFLVGGYFSSRVLLELLRKALAASVNWPAIGGLLGCLIRPSVASEELLLEVQHERLELTVAVLVAVPGASANDHLLLAWPLEGLAGNLWLQDLYPVEAARLRALDDQDAGTRRRLLLLLCAVCHRHPALGQLGRSPLTQVVLRLGEEEADWAEEVLGERFLQALELLVGSLEQSSLPCHFNPSVNLLGSFREEEIDAIGYVLYSGLQAPEGLL
- the Mief2 gene encoding mitochondrial dynamics protein MID49 isoform X1 — encoded protein: MERVRSRRALGLELGPVCLRCLWGHPPALGPRRSFPGLSRSIPKPVRALRPGRSTASSSRCADTGAQADMAEFSQKRDKQHGSEGLGSAMDFLLANARLVLGVGGAAVLGIATLAVKRLIDRATSPRDEDDTKGDGWKELSLLKATPHQQPRPPPITLSQPRSSLIPSSSAPVRSTDTSPQSPAGLSSQAPLCLTLQEKLLAFEHDHVAIPAAQVALAKQLAGDIALELQAYLRNKFPELPFGALVPGGPLYDGLQAGAAEHVRLLVPVVLEPGLWSLVPGVDTVARDPRCWAVRRTQLEFCPRGSSPWDRFLVGGYFSSRVLLELLRKALAASVNWPAIGGLLGCLIRPSVASEELLLEVQHERLELTVAVLVAVPGASANDHLLLAWPLEGLAGNLWLQDLYPVEAARLRALDDQDAGTRRRLLLLLCAVCHRHPALGQLGRSPLTQVVLRLGEEEADWAEEVLGERFLQALELLVGSLEQSSLPCHFNPSVNLLGSFREEEIDAIGYVLYSGLQAPEGLL